From Musa acuminata AAA Group cultivar baxijiao unplaced genomic scaffold, Cavendish_Baxijiao_AAA HiC_scaffold_1078, whole genome shotgun sequence:
CTTGGTGCAGCTCAGGTAAACAAAGATAACGGGGAAGTCAAGGAGCTCAGGCTGCAGGTATTTCCTTTTCATTCTTGAGTTGCAGATCAATTTctaacatatgattttttttgttaatttgctCCCGCTCCCTGGTTATCCTAATCTTATGCCTTTGTTTCATTCTGCTTAGGTAGCTAGCCTTAAAGCAGCATTAGCTAAGAAAGAAGGTGAGCACTTGCGTAGTGCAATGTCTAGCCCTGATATATACGGGATGAAATCTGGTGCAACATCTCCTGCACATCCAAACCATATGCAGACGATGGAGGATTTTGGAAACATAGAGGTATATTTATTCTAGTGTGGAAGATTGTTGTGTCTTTTGTCCTGAATATGCAAATAtttagatttgcctggaagacttGATATTTGGTAGAATAAAATGCTGTGTCAAAATTAACATATGTAGCAACTGTAAGCCTATAGAATTATAGGCATTTGCTGGGACATTGAATTTTCGACTTTTAACATATCTGGTTATGAATTTAAAGCTTCTGGATCAGGAATGTTAGCTTTTACTCGAAAGAAATTACATAGCCACATATGTAATCAAGGGTCTGATTATGATTAGTACATGGCCACATATGTCATCAAGGGTCTTATTATGATTAGGATCTCTTCcaaatattctctctctctctctctctcatctcatcTCAATGCATGGTGACAAAGATGTTTCCATTGAGAGCTCTTGGATCTGATGCTTTAATTCTGGGTTGTTTCTTGACACTTCAGGTGCGGAGCTGTTCAGCACTCATGCAGGAGCGAGCAGATATGGATCTCCAAGACCTTTTGACAGCGTCAGATTCTTCTTCTTGGCCAGAAAGATAtcccaaacttctgaagtttggaAGCAAAGAAACGGGTGAGGATGTCATCCAGAACGAGGATGCCCTGAGTGCCTGGGAAGGAGATAACCCACATGTGCCAGATTCATTTTACCAGGGATATATTCCTGATGTGAGAGCCTTCGGGGATCAGCACAGAAGTCGGGCTAATTGTATAGCAACTGAGGACTTGGATGATTTGGATTTTGCAACAAGTGAATCTTCAGAGCAAGATGTGCTATCGCAGTCCAATCTCCCAAAAAGTAGCAATGCAGTCGATAGGATCAAGCGGCCTCAGTCAGGTTCAGTGAAGAGCTCCGACATAAGGTAATTCAGTTGCTACGAATTTGAGCACTACCGGTAGAACACGATCTTTATTTTTATGCTAGAATAGATCGTCTAATTTGTGAGTCACACACTATCGATATCAAACAACTTGCATTAGAGCACAAGGTAGAGCACGTCATATGACTTTTAAAGCAGCAAACCACCCCTGCAGTAGTAAGATTAAAGTGCATCCTATGTTAGGTCTTGGTTCTTGCTCTAACTGAACAACAAAAGTTGCCTAGCTATCTAccattgcataaatatattattttctgtTATCACCGAAGAGTAGTAGTGAACTGAATGTACTTCAACAGTACATGGCCGTGATCATAAGCAAGATTTGGCTTCTCGATCCTTTTCACTGTGAGCACTTGATAAAATGTTTGTAATCCTTTCATCGGCTGTGAATACAGGTCAGCAAGTCGCAGCCACTTGCCATCTCCATCGAGGAAAATATCGAATGCGCCTGGCCAAACAGTGAGCCGCTCCACTAGACAGCCAATCTCAGGTGGCATCGATGGGAAACGAAGGCCCAATGCGAAAACGGGAAGCAGAAAGTAGACTGATGGTAGAATGCATGGCTGGAGATTTCCTGGTTTTTCTCTTGATATTAATGGCAGGAGAGATTGAGAGCTCTTCACTCATGTTCGTCGGTAGCTGCTAACTCCAGCTGGTCGTGTCTGTCTACACGGTGGTCATCTCGGTCTATGCACAAGGCTAGtctttctatctatctatctatctatccgtTGAAGGGGTTGGATCCATTGGCCAATCAGTTCATTTGCCTTGCGTGCACTCCGAACAAGAAGTGAAGGGATGGATGAGGAACCAGAAAAAGGTtagagagaagaagaaaatgaaaacaagatgtgGTGCATATAGTAactttttttctatctatttttcTTCATTgtcttttattgttgttgttgatatTATTATTGTGAGAGAGACCTCTCCTCTCCTAGTCTTGTGAATGTTTGTGTTGGGTGGTGGACGATCAAGATCACCAAGCCTTCATGATATTTGACTTTATGTCGAATCATTTTTCATCCCATTGGAATGGACTGaaaattaaaatatcattttGGAGTGCGAAACATacggcgtgtgtgtgtgtgtgtgtatggtgCGCAAAGTACGTAAAAGATTGACATAGCGCATATGCTATTAGAGAATGGCCCATGCATGTATGCATGCATGCAGCCTCTCTCTGGCTATCGAACTCTGCAGTCTGAATGCAGCAAATACCAGAAGCTATCACAGCCCGAAATCgactgaaaacaaaaaaaaaagtcatttggCAAGCGTCTTAACGTGGAGCATCCCACCACTTGGAACCTTCGTAGTAGACTGTCCATGGAACAAGCATCCAGTGATGTTTTATTTGGATTTCTTTTTCTGACTACCATTAAAATCACGCATCCAACAACATTAATAGGATAAGCATCCCGAGTGAGATGACGAGATCTAATGGTCATAGAAGAAAAACTTCAGATGTAGGAGGACTGAGAGTGTTCTATTCTGAACATATGCTGCGCGCTAAGAAATCACTAGGTGAAGGTTTCTTCTCTCGGGAAGCTCTGAAGTCGGTCACTCTTTCCAAGTGTCCGAAAGAAGCACAAGGCTACGACATGCATGCAATATATCTCGTGCATGTTGGTTGGGTTATGTCTTTTGCTTATATAAAATCTGTTGCTTTCGCCTGCAGTATTATAGACTTTGAAGCCACCTAAAATGTGGGAAGCACAACCTGTGGATCAACACCCTTCATCATCGAAAGCTGCTGAAAGTTGACAGCCTGACATTTAGAGGTGAAGACATGCTGGACGCCCGAAGAGGAGACACTAACAATCATTAGTGTTAAGGTATTGTTACTTCAGTTTTGAAGAGGGAACCgcacctttctttcttttttttccccccTTCTTTATTGTAGTAACATGGAATACACTAATCATTCCATGGCTGATTTGATTTCCGTTCTGGATTCCCACACACAGGATAAAAATATACAAACTACTAACCAAGACCAATAGGATAATGACAAATTACAATATCAATCAAACATCTGAATTCCAACACCTATCAAAAATTTTTCTTACAGGTTTTGAATGAAGAAATCTAGCTGTACAAGCAAGCACGCCATCATCTCTGATGTGGAATATTTGTTTGCTGGGAACAGAACAACCCTCGACTTGGGTACTATGGCAAACAGTACGCGTTAAATCGATGGTAGAGATGAAAAGGTATTCACTTTCGTTGGGATTTATTGGAAAGAATTGGCACAAATATTGATGAGCTCAAGTTTTTCGATTGTACAGAGGAGAATGAACAAATGGTACTCGCACTGCAAAAAGATATCACTAGATTTCCGCGATAGTTCCAAAGGTTTCAAGGGAGAAGCAGAACAGAGAAGAATTCAAGCTCAGGTCCAAGCATGGCTGTGGAAAGACCGAGTCAGAGAATCCAGCGACATTGGAACAAGTCCAGGGATCAGAGAGGTCTGAGGTGATAGGCAAACTGATATTCGCAAGGCAGATGGCAGTGAAGGGATCATGATCGATTCCTGAAAATACTCCGGCGTTGGAGATGTTGGTACCGACCACATCCTTTATGGTGACTCGCTTGACTACCGGGAGAACATCAGGATCAAATTGGTCATCAGGATGGGCCCCACAGTAACCTGTGAACTGAATTGCTTCATGAACATTTTCCATTTTCACATCTGATATGACAATATCTTCAATGTAGCCACCTCGCCCGCGGGTGGTCTTGAAGTTTATGCCAGTGTGAGAATTGCGGACATAGAGATGCTCCACACGCACGTCTGAGATGCCACCAGACATCTCACTGCCAAAAGCAAGTGCTGAACCAAGAGATGTCTGCAGATGGACATTGTTGATCTGAATATTCGTAGAAGGTTTGCCAAAAGAGATACCGTAGCTGTCCCAACCACTCTTGAGAACAATTGCGTCATGTCCGACACTGATGCTGCAATCTTCGATGTGGAAATTTGAACATGAATCTGCAGCAAGAAGATGAGTCAGACGCAGAATCAATTTGCCGATTATAGCATTATAAGAGGCTTAATCATACAAAAGAATGATCACTCACAGAAGGTCATTGTTAAACTCAAGCAGGGGATGAAAACATGTAGTATGGTCAGATTAGAACTGAGGATCACACATATATAAAGATTCAAAATTTGGACCGGCAGTGCTGATAAATGGAATCTTATTGAAAAGCTCGAATTGGTATAGTATAATAACTTAACAGAGGATTTTATAAGTAAAGGACAATCCGCAGCAATATACAAGGATGCAGGATCAAGCAAAATGTATGGTTCTTGAAAAAAGAAAGGATTCTGGAAAGTTAATATTCGATCAGAGCATCTGTTGCACACATAAACTAACAAGTCTATGCTGGATGAGTCGAGTTTGGGAGAATGAAGCAGCAAAATGGTTTCTCCATTTTGTAATACCTTGAGCCTTAGATTGGTAGAATCATGCAGATTATATACACTATAGCAAGTCATGCACTGGGCTCAAACCATTTCAAACACTTGCGTCCCATATCTTTATGTCATTATAATGGATTAGGAAGATAATGATCTTTTTGCCTTAGCACAGCATAAAACAGAAAATAATGACTGTAGAATCCTAGAGAATCGCTTAAAAACCATCAGTAAACTGTAGTAATATATATGAATCTTTATAACTAAACTTGAACTTCTTCTAGAAATTCTATGTATTATAAGCATTGATAAACAAGGAAAAAGACCATAAAAAAGAAAGATGGCCATTGATTCAAAGATTTGATTCTTACCTGGTACTATACCATCAGTATATGGGGAATCAGATGAAGCATGGATGATTATGTTCTGGATCGTCACATTGCTGCATCACAGACAAGAGTAAATATCCATAGATGCATACAAATCCTCAACATTTCTTGACAAATTTAAACACAAATAGTTTTAGAACACACCTGGAATAGACTGGATGAATGCTCCAGGCAGGGGGATTCAAAAAGGTTAAGTTTGAAACCACAATGTCACTAGAACTCACAAGTTCAAGAAGATGAGGACGACTGTAGTTCAAGGTATGGGAACGAAACCACTCCCACCAAACAGAACCCTGCCCATCAATAGCTCCATTATTTCCTGTTCCACAAATCAATTCGAGCATGGTAGACAAAATGATGAGGACTTGCAATCATAAACAAGGGACGAGATCAATCAACCAAAGTGTTAAACAAAACATACCTGTTATCACCACATCAATCAAGTTGTATCCATTTATCAAACTGCGATGCCTTTCACCTGGAAGGTCTATCCCTCGACCATACGAGGGTAAAGGCTCAACAGGAGGCCACTGAGATGCatcctaaaattaaaaaaaaaaggggcaaaAGCTATTAATTTTCAAACTGTAGCAATTTAAAGTTTTTGGAATTGATAAAGTTACATGAGACTTTCAATTCATAATGTATATGATTCCATGAATTTTAAGAAAATCGCAACTGGCTCCACTCGGTGTAATTGATTGTCTCCAAATCCAGGCCTGTTATAATTTCCAGTTTTTGATAGCAAAAAGTGTtaaaatatgatgtatgataccTTATAGTTAAGAGAagcataatatcatccacataataATATGGAAGGCACAATTGAAATGATATACAAATGTGCTAAGGTCCATACATAAAATAAAGAAGGTAGGGGCGACAAACATTACTGGCATTTAGCTATCATGGACCGCAACTGCCAATGCACAGAAAGTGGTTCCAGCATAGAATTTTATGTAAGGCCAGGCATAGACAGGAGTAGAGTAAACATGATCCCTGTCATAATTGGTTCTATTGCTTGCCTTCATACCTTTTTAAGGTTTTGTGAAAGGTGATTTATGGATAATATTATTGATGTTAGTGTGGCAGTACACTATTCATgcctaatataattataaaagatCTTATTGTAATCTGAGACAGGATATGCATGAAGCTAGCATTTGAAACAACAAATGCAGACAAAAATGGAGGATAACCATGAAAAGTAGATGTCTATGTGTTGCGATCAACACCTGACTGCCGATTATAACTGCATCTTTGTCGAGGAACAGAGTTAGGTGACTGGTTAGATCAAAACTTCCTG
This genomic window contains:
- the LOC103983724 gene encoding probable polygalacturonase: MKRLLAVLLLLAVAGALDGDERSDGYCNHMSRSTPRPHSVAITEFGAVGDGVTLNTVAFQNAVFYVRSFADKGGAQLYVPKGRWLTGSFDLTSHLTLFLDKDAVIIGSQDASQWPPVEPLPSYGRGIDLPGERHRSLINGYNLIDVVITGNNGAIDGQGSVWWEWFRSHTLNYSRPHLLELVSSSDIVVSNLTFLNPPAWSIHPVYSSNVTIQNIIIHASSDSPYTDGIVPDSCSNFHIEDCSISVGHDAIVLKSGWDSYGISFGKPSTNIQINNVHLQTSLGSALAFGSEMSGGISDVRVEHLYVRNSHTGINFKTTRGRGGYIEDIVISDVKMENVHEAIQFTGYCGAHPDDQFDPDVLPVVKRVTIKDVVGTNISNAGVFSGIDHDPFTAICLANISLPITSDLSDPWTCSNVAGFSDSVFPQPCLDLSLNSSLFCFSLETFGTIAEI